One Serpentinicella alkaliphila DNA segment encodes these proteins:
- a CDS encoding tyrosine-type recombinase/integrase produces MADGRHCIDSDFVRTKENGELVSPDTLKHISRLVNYELIIPFKFHSIGHTDTTMLLEAGANIKEIQGRLGHSKLSTTMDTYSHITSKLKQDSVDRFESMIK; encoded by the coding sequence TTGGCCGATGGTAGGCATTGTATTGATAGTGACTTTGTACGTACTAAGGAAAATGGAGAATTGGTTTCTCCAGACACTCTAAAGCATATAAGTCGTTTGGTGAATTATGAGCTGATAATTCCCTTTAAATTCCACTCCATTGGACATACCGATACTACGATGCTACTAGAGGCTGGAGCAAATATTAAAGAAATTCAAGGGCGTTTAGGCCATAGTAAACTTTCCACTACTATGGATACCTACTCTCATATTACCAGTAAACTTAAACAGGATAGTGTGGATCGTTTTGAAAGTATGATTAAATGA
- a CDS encoding nickel-dependent hydrogenase large subunit, which yields MGSKITINPITRISGFLEIQVEVEKNQIIDAKSSGMLFRGFEKMLRGRPPLDAIYFTERICGICSTAHSMGSTLALEDILDIRPDENDKMIRDFMHGCEFVQNHLRHFYQYTFPDFVRGPDIQPLFNVTHNDYRLPEELNRELSRNYLESIEYSRLAHEMLAVLGGKAPHTHGIFVGGVTVNLEAAKWIKIKSILSSIREFVVARMIPDVYTIAKYYSDYFENGVGYKNLMTYGVFDTYLEEDLFYVAPHVLINGELQGFNAEKITENIYAAWYEASQIEQRPTEPTVEENVYKEKAYSWIKAPRYGGEPMEVGPLARMWLSGDYTNGISTMDRTIARVLEVRKIIGIMEGLLERMEPKPTKQGRYVFSGESRGKGLIDTTRGSLGHWVATRDEGIVNYEIITPSSWNLSPEDSEGVKGVVEKALIGTAISDLKNPVEIGRIVRSFDPCVSCATHVLSDRYFLIQIRIV from the coding sequence ATGGGAAGTAAAATTACGATTAACCCTATTACTAGAATAAGTGGTTTTTTAGAGATTCAAGTAGAGGTTGAAAAAAATCAGATTATAGATGCCAAAAGTAGTGGCATGTTATTCAGAGGCTTTGAAAAAATGCTAAGAGGAAGACCGCCTTTAGATGCCATATATTTTACAGAAAGGATTTGTGGCATTTGCTCTACTGCCCACTCTATGGGATCTACTTTAGCATTAGAAGATATATTAGACATCCGTCCCGATGAAAATGACAAGATGATCAGAGATTTTATGCATGGCTGTGAATTTGTTCAAAACCATTTAAGACATTTTTATCAATATACCTTTCCGGATTTTGTAAGGGGACCAGACATTCAACCCCTATTCAATGTTACCCATAATGATTATAGATTACCAGAAGAATTGAATCGGGAGTTATCTAGAAACTATTTAGAATCTATTGAATATAGTCGTTTAGCTCATGAAATGTTAGCAGTTCTAGGAGGTAAAGCCCCCCATACCCATGGAATATTTGTAGGGGGTGTAACAGTAAATCTAGAAGCAGCTAAATGGATAAAGATTAAATCTATATTATCCTCTATCAGAGAATTTGTGGTGGCGCGAATGATTCCTGATGTCTATACCATTGCAAAATACTACTCTGATTATTTTGAAAATGGAGTAGGGTATAAAAATCTAATGACTTACGGGGTCTTTGATACATACTTAGAAGAAGACCTATTCTATGTAGCACCTCATGTATTAATAAATGGAGAACTTCAGGGGTTTAATGCTGAAAAAATTACTGAAAATATATATGCAGCTTGGTATGAGGCTAGTCAAATCGAACAAAGGCCTACAGAGCCAACAGTAGAAGAGAATGTGTATAAGGAAAAGGCTTATAGTTGGATAAAAGCCCCACGGTATGGGGGAGAGCCCATGGAGGTTGGGCCTCTTGCACGAATGTGGCTAAGCGGTGATTATACCAATGGTATTTCCACTATGGATCGAACCATTGCTAGAGTGCTAGAGGTAAGAAAAATCATCGGAATCATGGAGGGCCTTTTAGAACGGATGGAGCCTAAACCAACTAAACAAGGAAGATATGTGTTTTCCGGTGAATCCAGGGGTAAGGGACTTATTGACACTACAAGAGGTTCATTAGGGCATTGGGTTGCTACTCGGGATGAAGGGATTGTAAACTATGAGATTATTACTCCTAGCTCTTGGAATTTATCTCCCGAGGATTCTGAAGGAGTTAAAGGAGTAGTGGAAAAAGCATTGATCGGAACGGCAATATCAGATTTGAAAAACCCTGTTGAAATAGGAAGAATTGTTAGGTCCTTTGATCCCTGTGTTTCCTGCGCTACCCATGTACTAAGTGATCGCTACTTCCTAATACAGATTAGGATTGTGTAA
- a CDS encoding FMN-binding protein: MMKSIYGIKGIALIIILLLLLTACSSGDKKEVFVPSYTAGTYTSEQLGFNGPVVIEVTFTEDSIAEIVVVSNVETDYIAGPALEGIPAAIIENQRLKVDTVSGATYTSKAILKAVEDCIIQAGENAEELSK, encoded by the coding sequence ATGATGAAAAGTATCTATGGAATTAAAGGGATAGCATTAATAATTATACTTTTGTTGTTATTAACAGCTTGTTCTTCAGGGGATAAAAAAGAAGTTTTTGTACCGTCATATACAGCAGGTACATATACTTCTGAACAACTAGGTTTTAATGGTCCTGTAGTAATTGAAGTAACTTTTACAGAAGATTCCATAGCGGAGATAGTAGTTGTAAGTAATGTTGAAACAGATTATATTGCAGGACCAGCTCTAGAGGGAATACCTGCAGCTATTATAGAAAATCAGAGATTAAAAGTTGATACTGTATCAGGTGCAACATATACAAGTAAAGCAATTTTGAAAGCTGTGGAAGACTGTATAATACAAGCAGGGGAAAATGCTGAAGAGTTATCTAAGTAA
- a CDS encoding hydrogenase small subunit: MSKNTWYNKELSFINNNIRYYQQMILLSTDPYQRMFYEGLLSNEMRRFYYKQWHINCMNNPSNREGENTHVNQREFTLEELAQYDGAGGRPAYVAVNGIVYDVSLDATWGGGTHFSLYAGRDLSGAFMGCHGGRTEILRNLPQVGVLKLNEMSINCPIRNLKTITARKIMDLALEKIKNASVKKVNLIWLEATGCAGNIISLLNAENPDVIYLLDQMVTLKYNNSLMAAEGESAFQQFLDTLETEFILVVEGAVATKDEGLYTIIARYQGELVTAMEAVKIAGERAKYVVTVGTCASYGGPSAARPNPSQSVSVPQLLNKEVIRVPGCPSHPDWAIGTIANLIAFGKPELDAQGRPIMFYGITIHDQCTRRSYFEKGIFATKLGDRECMFKLGCRGPVTRTDCPVRQWNGYVNWPIEDNTPCIGCAQERFPDGMGPFVRY, encoded by the coding sequence GTGAGTAAAAATACTTGGTACAATAAAGAATTATCCTTCATTAATAACAATATACGATATTATCAGCAGATGATTTTGTTGAGCACAGATCCCTATCAAAGAATGTTTTATGAAGGTTTACTAAGCAATGAAATGAGACGATTTTATTATAAGCAATGGCACATTAACTGTATGAACAATCCAAGTAACCGGGAGGGAGAAAATACACACGTCAATCAAAGAGAGTTCACTTTGGAAGAGTTGGCTCAATATGATGGTGCCGGGGGGAGACCTGCCTATGTGGCGGTAAATGGAATTGTTTACGATGTAAGCTTAGATGCAACCTGGGGTGGGGGTACTCATTTTAGTTTATATGCGGGAAGAGATTTATCTGGAGCCTTTATGGGATGTCATGGCGGTAGAACAGAGATTTTGAGGAATTTGCCACAAGTTGGAGTGTTAAAGTTAAACGAGATGTCAATAAACTGTCCAATTAGAAATTTAAAAACAATTACAGCTAGAAAGATAATGGATCTAGCACTAGAGAAAATCAAAAACGCTAGTGTTAAAAAAGTTAATCTAATCTGGTTAGAAGCAACTGGTTGTGCAGGAAATATCATTTCTTTACTCAATGCAGAAAACCCAGATGTCATTTACCTATTAGATCAAATGGTAACGTTAAAATATAACAATAGTCTAATGGCTGCAGAGGGAGAGTCGGCCTTTCAGCAGTTTTTGGATACTTTAGAGACCGAATTCATTCTAGTAGTTGAAGGGGCAGTAGCAACAAAGGATGAAGGACTATACACAATAATTGCACGATATCAAGGGGAGTTGGTAACTGCCATGGAGGCAGTGAAAATCGCGGGTGAAAGAGCTAAGTATGTGGTAACAGTAGGGACGTGTGCTTCCTATGGAGGTCCTTCTGCTGCAAGACCTAACCCTTCCCAAAGTGTTAGCGTACCACAGTTATTAAATAAGGAAGTGATCAGAGTACCAGGTTGTCCTAGTCATCCAGATTGGGCTATTGGAACGATTGCTAACCTCATCGCTTTTGGCAAGCCAGAATTAGATGCACAAGGTAGGCCTATAATGTTCTATGGAATTACAATACATGATCAATGTACTAGGAGGTCTTATTTTGAAAAGGGCATCTTTGCAACTAAGCTAGGAGATAGAGAATGTATGTTCAAATTAGGATGTCGGGGACCTGTTACTAGAACAGATTGTCCTGTGAGACAGTGGAATGGGTATGTAAATTGGCCTATTGAAGACAACACCCCTTGTATTGGTTGTGCACAGGAAAGATTTCCTGACGGGATGGGGCCCTTTGTTAGATATTAA
- a CDS encoding MaoC family dehydratase: MAFEKTNFDIFQIGYKDSFTKQINEEDVQKFSELTGDVNPVHMNEEYAGTTRFKKRIAHGVISAGIISALVGNKLMGVGSIYVSQELKFLAPVFIGDTLTASGEIVEKNEEKRRIKVKMEVHNQDGKLVTEGYGIVMHE; encoded by the coding sequence ATGGCTTTCGAAAAGACTAACTTTGATATTTTTCAAATAGGTTATAAAGATAGCTTTACAAAGCAAATAAATGAAGAGGATGTCCAAAAGTTTTCTGAACTTACAGGTGATGTTAATCCGGTACATATGAATGAAGAGTACGCTGGTACTACTCGTTTCAAAAAAAGAATTGCCCATGGAGTAATTAGCGCTGGTATTATTTCTGCATTAGTTGGCAATAAGTTAATGGGGGTTGGTTCTATATATGTGTCTCAAGAACTAAAATTTCTTGCACCAGTTTTCATTGGTGACACGCTCACAGCCTCAGGTGAAATAGTTGAAAAAAATGAAGAAAAGAGAAGAATTAAAGTTAAAATGGAAGTACATAATCAAGATGGGAAGCTAGTAACTGAAGGATATGGAATAGTAATGCATGAGTAA
- a CDS encoding transposase yields MAKAVVATRLKEDTEMMKDEFEKNKEVAATYRGAYLLISNRVDNPEEALDAYIKRWSIEVFFRTAKQELGLNSCHSTSESHHYAHIELIFTAETLLVYARWELNNKGAEEGFTHGEMVRNFFNATYRIVIKAQQCFQTIQVHFDTEVRQFARLIDKFWPKNLLLGWFTVQNSQYMESTA; encoded by the coding sequence ATTGCAAAAGCAGTTGTAGCTACAAGACTCAAAGAAGATACTGAAATGATGAAGGATGAATTTGAGAAAAACAAAGAGGTTGCAGCTACATATCGTGGGGCTTACCTTTTGATTAGTAATAGGGTCGATAATCCTGAAGAAGCTTTAGATGCATATATTAAGCGTTGGAGCATTGAGGTTTTTTTTAGAACTGCAAAACAAGAACTGGGGTTGAATTCTTGCCACTCAACGTCGGAAAGTCATCATTACGCCCATATTGAGCTCATTTTTACAGCAGAAACTTTACTTGTCTATGCAAGATGGGAACTCAATAATAAAGGCGCTGAAGAAGGCTTCACCCACGGCGAAATGGTCCGAAACTTTTTCAACGCCACATACCGTATCGTTATAAAAGCACAGCAATGCTTTCAAACTATACAAGTACATTTTGACACAGAAGTTAGGCAATTTGCAAGACTTATTGATAAATTTTGGCCGAAGAATTTATTGTTAGGTTGGTTTACTGTGCAAAATTCCCAGTATATGGAGTCAACTGCATAA
- the carB gene encoding carbamoyl-phosphate synthase large subunit, with translation MPKRTDINKIMIIGSGPIIIGQACEFDYSGTQACKALRNLGYKIVLVNSNPATIMTDPGMADATYIEPLNVKRLTEIIEKERPDALLPNLGGQSALNLCVELFKAGVLEKFAVQVIGVQVDAIERGEDRIAFKETMNKLGIEMARSFPAYSVEEAENIVKELGFPVVIRPAYTMGGTGGGLVYNTEELINIVKRGIAASIVGQVLIEESVLGWEELELEVVRDSKNQMITVCFIENVDAVGVHTGDSFCTAPMLTISEELQQKLQKHAHDIVEAIGVIGGTNVQFAHDPKTGRVVVIEINPRASRSSALASKATGFPIALVSSMLASGLTLDEIPYWRDGTLEKYTPSGDYVVVKFARWAFEKFKEAHDKLGTQMKAVGEVMSIGKNYKEAFQKAIRSLETNRHGLGFVKNYNSKSLEELLGMLVEPSSERQFIMYEALRKGATVEELHKLTYIKAWFIQQMKELVELEEEMLKYKNNSLPDDLLIQAKKDGFADKYIAKLLNQPEDKIRSQRIGLGISEAWEPVPVSGVDNAAYYYSTYNAEDKTTATDKQKVMILGGGPNRIGQGIEFDYCCVHTALTLRELGYETIIVNCNPETVSTDYDTSDKLYFEPLTVEDVLSIYHKEKPLGVIVQFGGQTPLNIAGELEKAGVNILGTSLETINLAEDRDQFRLMMEKLEIPMPESGMASDLEQAITVANKIGYPLMVRPSFVLGGRGMEIIYDEEMLKTYINNSTDIAPESPILIDKFLDNAIEAEADAISDGSNVFVPAVMEHIEYAGVHSGDSACVIPPITIPEEHIKTINEYTKKIARELNVIGLMNIQYAIADGKVYVLEANPRASRTVPLVSKICNISMAKIATEIIMDKVTNSNKEIVANLKEVKVPYYGVKEAVFPFNMFPEIDPLLGPEMKSTGEVLGMGDSFGFAFYKAQEGTQVSLPTQGSVLITVREEDREAILEAAQKFAQIGFEIKATEGTSKFLADKGIQSTVVKKLHEGRPNILDIITNKEVNLVINTPLESKDSNEDDSYIRKAAIRHKIPYITTTAAAIASAKGIESYIENSKGNKQIKNLQEYHQSIQF, from the coding sequence ATGCCAAAACGTACAGATATCAACAAAATAATGATCATTGGATCGGGACCTATTATAATCGGACAGGCTTGTGAATTTGATTATTCTGGAACTCAAGCTTGTAAAGCCCTAAGAAACTTAGGCTATAAAATAGTACTAGTAAATTCAAATCCTGCAACAATTATGACAGATCCAGGCATGGCTGATGCTACATATATAGAACCACTAAATGTAAAAAGATTAACTGAAATTATTGAAAAAGAAAGACCAGATGCACTACTTCCTAATTTAGGTGGTCAATCTGCTCTTAATCTTTGTGTAGAGCTTTTTAAGGCAGGAGTATTAGAAAAGTTTGCAGTACAAGTAATTGGAGTGCAAGTCGATGCTATCGAAAGAGGAGAAGATAGAATCGCTTTTAAAGAGACTATGAATAAACTAGGCATAGAAATGGCTAGAAGCTTTCCTGCATATAGTGTAGAAGAAGCTGAAAATATAGTTAAAGAGCTAGGTTTCCCAGTTGTAATTAGACCTGCATACACAATGGGTGGAACAGGTGGAGGTTTAGTTTATAACACCGAAGAGTTAATTAACATAGTTAAAAGAGGGATAGCTGCTTCCATAGTAGGTCAGGTACTAATAGAAGAGTCGGTTTTAGGATGGGAAGAACTAGAATTAGAGGTAGTAAGAGATTCTAAAAACCAAATGATAACCGTATGTTTTATAGAAAATGTTGACGCTGTAGGAGTACATACAGGTGACTCATTTTGTACAGCTCCTATGCTAACAATAAGTGAAGAGCTACAACAAAAACTACAGAAACATGCCCATGATATAGTAGAAGCAATTGGTGTAATTGGAGGTACTAATGTACAATTTGCTCATGATCCTAAAACAGGTAGGGTGGTTGTTATTGAAATTAACCCTAGGGCCTCAAGATCATCTGCACTAGCTTCTAAGGCTACAGGTTTCCCAATAGCTTTAGTATCATCAATGTTGGCTTCGGGTTTAACTTTAGATGAAATTCCTTATTGGAGAGATGGTACTTTAGAGAAATATACACCATCAGGAGATTATGTAGTAGTTAAATTCGCTAGGTGGGCATTTGAAAAGTTCAAAGAAGCTCATGATAAACTAGGAACACAAATGAAGGCTGTTGGAGAGGTAATGAGTATAGGTAAAAACTATAAGGAGGCTTTCCAAAAAGCCATCCGTTCTTTAGAAACTAATCGACACGGGTTAGGTTTTGTTAAAAACTACAACTCAAAGTCTTTAGAAGAGCTATTAGGGATGTTAGTAGAACCTTCAAGTGAACGTCAATTTATTATGTATGAGGCCTTAAGAAAAGGGGCTACAGTTGAAGAACTTCATAAATTAACATATATTAAAGCATGGTTTATTCAGCAAATGAAGGAGTTAGTAGAGTTAGAGGAGGAAATGTTAAAGTATAAAAACAATAGTCTACCTGATGATTTACTAATTCAGGCCAAAAAAGATGGATTTGCAGATAAATATATTGCTAAGTTATTAAACCAACCAGAAGATAAAATAAGAAGTCAAAGAATTGGTCTAGGAATCTCTGAGGCGTGGGAACCAGTTCCTGTGAGTGGAGTTGACAATGCAGCTTACTATTATTCAACCTATAATGCTGAGGATAAAACTACAGCTACAGATAAACAAAAGGTAATGATTTTAGGTGGTGGGCCTAATAGAATAGGTCAGGGTATAGAGTTTGACTATTGTTGCGTGCATACAGCTCTTACACTAAGAGAATTAGGATATGAAACAATTATCGTTAACTGTAACCCAGAAACTGTTTCAACGGACTATGACACTTCAGATAAACTATATTTTGAGCCTCTGACAGTAGAGGATGTATTAAGTATATACCATAAAGAAAAGCCATTAGGAGTTATTGTTCAGTTTGGTGGTCAAACCCCATTAAATATTGCAGGGGAGCTTGAAAAGGCAGGAGTTAATATTTTAGGAACCTCACTTGAAACAATTAATTTAGCTGAGGATAGAGATCAGTTTAGATTAATGATGGAAAAATTAGAAATCCCTATGCCAGAATCAGGTATGGCTAGTGATTTAGAACAAGCAATAACAGTAGCTAATAAAATTGGATATCCATTAATGGTTAGACCTTCATTCGTTCTTGGTGGAAGAGGTATGGAAATTATATATGACGAGGAAATGTTAAAAACATATATAAATAACTCAACAGATATAGCTCCAGAGTCACCAATATTAATAGATAAATTTTTAGATAATGCCATAGAGGCAGAGGCAGATGCTATTTCAGACGGAAGTAATGTTTTCGTTCCTGCAGTAATGGAGCATATTGAATATGCAGGAGTACATTCAGGAGACTCTGCATGTGTTATTCCACCGATTACTATACCAGAGGAGCATATAAAAACTATTAATGAGTATACGAAAAAAATTGCCCGGGAACTAAATGTAATAGGTCTTATGAATATACAATATGCCATTGCAGATGGTAAAGTATACGTATTAGAGGCGAATCCAAGAGCTTCTAGAACAGTTCCTCTAGTTTCAAAAATCTGCAATATTTCAATGGCAAAAATTGCGACAGAAATTATTATGGATAAAGTAACTAACTCAAACAAAGAAATCGTAGCTAATTTAAAAGAAGTAAAAGTTCCATACTATGGAGTAAAGGAAGCAGTATTCCCATTTAATATGTTCCCGGAAATCGATCCACTACTAGGACCGGAAATGAAATCTACTGGGGAAGTATTAGGTATGGGTGATTCCTTCGGATTTGCTTTCTATAAGGCACAGGAAGGAACTCAGGTTTCATTACCTACTCAGGGATCTGTATTAATTACAGTAAGAGAAGAGGATAGAGAAGCAATATTAGAAGCAGCGCAAAAGTTTGCTCAAATTGGATTTGAAATTAAGGCTACAGAGGGAACAAGTAAGTTCTTAGCTGATAAGGGAATCCAATCAACTGTTGTTAAAAAGCTTCATGAGGGAAGACCAAACATTTTAGATATAATAACCAATAAAGAGGTAAACTTAGTTATAAATACACCTCTTGAAAGTAAGGATAGTAATGAGGATGACTCATACATTAGAAAGGCTGCTATTAGACATAAAATTCCATACATTACAACAACTGCTGCAGCAATTGCAAGTGCAAAAGGAATTGAGTCATACATTGAAAACAGCAAAGGAAACAAACAAATTAAGAATCTTCAAGAATATCACCAAAGCATACAATTTTAA
- a CDS encoding D-Ala-D-Ala carboxypeptidase family metallohydrolase: MGGTQLVQLDHRLLEKLQQIRYMVGGPVNITSGYRTQAHNQRVGCSPNSQHMHTGMRVSEVCGLTSHCVNLEKMSIKVDKIIIKKKREWVFVTPKTRSYNREILIGITLVNILKRHRKAQMETNWPMVGIVLIVTLYVLRKMENWFLQTL, from the coding sequence ATAGGGGGTACTCAGCTGGTTCAACTGGATCATCGTTTACTTGAAAAACTACAACAGATTAGGTATATGGTAGGTGGTCCTGTAAACATTACATCAGGATATCGTACTCAAGCTCACAATCAAAGGGTTGGGTGTAGCCCCAATAGTCAGCATATGCATACGGGCATGCGGGTATCTGAGGTCTGTGGTCTCACCTCGCATTGCGTAAATCTTGAGAAAATGTCTATTAAGGTGGATAAGATCATAATAAAAAAGAAAAGGGAATGGGTATTTGTAACCCCTAAGACCCGATCCTATAATCGGGAGATTTTAATTGGTATTACCCTAGTCAACATTTTAAAAAGACATCGTAAAGCCCAAATGGAAACAAATTGGCCGATGGTAGGCATTGTATTGATAGTGACTTTGTACGTACTAAGGAAAATGGAGAATTGGTTTCTCCAGACACTCTAA
- a CDS encoding MutS family DNA mismatch repair protein, translating into MSIYEKRVTKYEKLVSHLEKRLHSVGNWRLLTAVSGIIISAGADRFGLYYLFWSSILIFTSLFIYLVIEYNKLKKVLEYGKSMLKINGDSAKRLNGTWVEFEDVGEELKNENHDYSSDLDIFGRGSLFQWINTTNTYLGRAKLKDFLTKSCYSEKLLYDRQTAIIELAKKRWWRQRFQAEGFEIANEIREDERLIKWFETKNNFYARKDIVILIRLSPFVTISTFLLGYGFSVIPRFIPILALIIQIVMLLVGVKQRNIDLNTVYTYQRNIRVYKNMLKRFEKVNFKSLYINNLMEIIKSKDGLSAYKQLAELEKIVDSISNRGNLMFLPINIFLLWDYQCMVSLEKWKRNSGHLVNNWLTALGEMEALSSLAIISFDYPEWTMPVFTKESSVVRSKGIGHPLLTNKQVYNDLIIEKPKNILLITGSNMSGKSTLLRTIGINLVLAYAGAPVCAKEFQCSFMRIITCMRVSDNLEKSISSFYAELLRIKEILRATEESQQVFFLLDEIFKGTNSHDRHLGAKILIAKLYKQNAVGLVSTHDLELGELEQSTNGNIVNYHFQEHYKEGKIYFDYKLRKGISTTRNALYLMKMIGLED; encoded by the coding sequence TTGAGTATATATGAAAAACGAGTGACTAAATATGAGAAACTAGTTAGTCACTTAGAGAAAAGATTACATTCTGTTGGTAATTGGAGATTATTAACTGCTGTTAGTGGTATTATTATTTCTGCTGGAGCTGATAGGTTCGGGTTATATTATTTGTTTTGGAGTTCTATCCTTATCTTCACTTCTTTGTTCATATATTTAGTAATTGAATATAATAAGCTAAAAAAGGTACTAGAGTATGGAAAATCAATGCTTAAGATTAATGGTGACTCTGCTAAACGATTAAATGGTACTTGGGTTGAATTTGAAGATGTTGGAGAAGAATTAAAAAATGAAAATCATGATTATTCCAGTGATCTTGATATATTCGGTAGAGGTTCTCTTTTCCAATGGATTAATACTACTAATACTTATTTAGGAAGAGCTAAACTTAAGGATTTTTTAACTAAATCATGTTATTCAGAGAAGCTTTTATATGATAGACAGACTGCTATAATTGAACTTGCTAAAAAACGATGGTGGCGTCAAAGGTTTCAAGCTGAAGGTTTTGAAATTGCTAATGAAATAAGAGAAGATGAACGCCTAATAAAATGGTTTGAAACTAAAAATAATTTTTATGCTAGAAAAGATATAGTTATTTTAATTCGTTTATCACCATTCGTAACAATTTCAACCTTCTTATTAGGATACGGATTTAGCGTAATCCCTAGATTTATTCCTATTCTTGCGCTAATAATACAAATAGTAATGCTTCTTGTAGGTGTTAAACAAAGAAATATTGACTTGAATACTGTATATACTTATCAAAGAAATATTAGAGTATATAAAAATATGCTTAAGCGTTTTGAAAAAGTAAATTTTAAATCTCTCTATATCAATAATTTAATGGAAATAATTAAAAGTAAAGATGGTTTATCGGCCTATAAGCAATTAGCTGAATTAGAAAAGATTGTTGATAGCATTTCAAATAGGGGTAATCTAATGTTTCTACCAATTAATATTTTTCTCCTATGGGATTATCAGTGTATGGTCTCCTTAGAAAAATGGAAAAGAAACTCTGGCCATTTAGTAAATAACTGGCTAACTGCATTAGGTGAAATGGAAGCTTTATCTAGTCTAGCAATTATTAGCTTTGATTATCCGGAATGGACAATGCCTGTTTTTACAAAAGAATCATCGGTTGTTAGATCCAAGGGTATAGGACATCCCCTCCTGACTAATAAACAGGTATATAATGATTTAATAATTGAGAAACCTAAAAATATTTTACTAATTACTGGATCTAATATGTCTGGTAAAAGTACGTTATTAAGAACCATTGGTATAAACCTTGTCCTTGCCTATGCTGGCGCCCCTGTTTGTGCTAAAGAATTCCAATGCTCTTTTATGAGAATTATCACCTGTATGAGAGTTAGTGATAATCTTGAAAAAAGTATATCTTCCTTTTATGCTGAATTGCTGCGAATTAAAGAAATCCTTAGGGCTACCGAGGAGAGTCAGCAGGTATTTTTCTTACTAGACGAAATATTTAAGGGTACTAATTCCCATGATAGGCATTTAGGTGCAAAGATTTTAATTGCAAAGTTATACAAACAAAATGCAGTTGGATTAGTCTCTACCCATGACTTAGAACTTGGAGAACTAGAGCAGAGTACAAATGGAAATATAGTTAACTATCATTTTCAAGAGCATTATAAAGAAGGTAAAATATACTTTGATTACAAATTAAGAAAAGGAATTTCTACAACAAGAAATGCCCTGTATTTAATGAAAATGATTGGTTTAGAAGATTAG
- a CDS encoding hydrogenase maturation protease: MAVKCIGIGNRIMGDDGIGIRVVEQLLKQLRDICIEVILGETDIDYAISKIDNGDFLFIIDAAYFNEEPGTVTFISIDKYIKQHTQAYSQHQSSLVHLIKVYKKSVKGFIIGIEVHEIDFSLELSNTLQTRLPHICEEVYQFIYKNTRRV; encoded by the coding sequence ATGGCTGTAAAATGTATTGGGATTGGCAATCGGATTATGGGAGATGATGGGATAGGAATTAGGGTAGTAGAGCAACTGTTAAAACAGTTAAGAGATATATGCATAGAAGTAATATTGGGAGAGACAGATATAGATTATGCAATAAGTAAAATTGATAATGGAGACTTTTTATTTATTATTGATGCAGCGTATTTTAATGAAGAACCAGGGACTGTAACCTTCATTTCAATTGATAAATATATTAAGCAGCATACTCAAGCTTATTCACAGCATCAATCAAGTTTAGTTCATCTGATAAAGGTTTATAAGAAATCAGTTAAAGGATTCATAATTGGCATTGAAGTGCATGAGATTGATTTCAGTTTAGAACTCAGTAACACATTGCAAACCAGACTTCCTCATATATGTGAGGAAGTGTATCAATTCATTTATAAAAATACGAGGAGGGTATAA